Proteins from a genomic interval of Salmo salar chromosome ssa14, Ssal_v3.1, whole genome shotgun sequence:
- the hoxa4a gene encoding homeobox protein Hox-A4a, whose amino-acid sequence MIMSSYLINSNYIEPSFPPCDEYQQNGYIPAPTEYYERPKDSGFPHHDEASYPRSNYTEPSYDYGNVPSNGLDDFTDRHQAQPQPIAQNHGPRLNPVPDSGVVEDVSKACSLATESYPGAQKGKEPPVVYPWMKKVHVVNASYSGGVPKRSRTAYTRQQALELEKEFHFNRYLTRRRRVEIAHTMCLSERQVKIWFQNRRMKWKKDHKLPNTKIRSASSSSGAQQQQQIKTGTHQQLVPTPCAATL is encoded by the exons ATGATCATGAGTTCGTATTTGATAAACTCGAACTATATCGAACCTTCCTTTCCTCCATGCGACGAATATCAACAGAACGGATACATCCCCGCCCCTACTGAGTACTACGAACGGCCAAAAGATTCGGGCTTTCCCCATCATGACGAGGCGTCGTATCCGAGGTCAAACTACACAGAACCGAGCTACGACTACGGTAATGTCCCCAGTAATGGACTCGACGATTTTACCGACAGGCATCAGGCACAACCTCAGCCCATTGCCCAGAACCATGGCCCTCGCCTCAACCCAGTCCCAGACAGCGGTGTGGTGGAGGACGTCAGCAAAGCCTGCAGCCTCGCTACTGAGTCTTATCCCGGTGCACAGAAGGGCAAGGAGCCGCCGGTGGTCTACCCCTGGATGAAGAAGGTCCATGTTG TCAATGCTAGTTACAGTGGAGGAGTGCCCAAGAGGTCCCGCACTGCCTACACCCGCCAGCAGGCTCTCGAGCTGGAGAAAGAATTCCACTTCAACCGCTACCTGACCCGGCGCAGGCGCGTGGAGATCGCGCACACTATGTGCCTTTCCGAACGTCAGGTGAAGATCTGGTTCCAGAACAGAAGGATGAAGTGGAAGAAAGATCATAAGCTGCCGAACACCAAGATCCGCTCTGCGAGCTCATCCTCGGgagcccagcagcagcagcaaatcAAAACTGGCACGCACCAGCAGCTCGTTCCCACGCCTTGCGCCGCGACCCTATAG
- the hoxa3a gene encoding homeobox protein Hox-A3a isoform X1 — protein MQKATYYDSSAIYSGYPYQSANGFSYDANQVQYPRVSHVESEYHRPACSLQSPDGSVALQKSGEIAESCDMSTAIQAAQPPVLTDSNQPQVSVSVPPPPPQSQSPGSLNQNKSNGSSQADSNGSVHGSPTSTTRKHIFPWMKESRQNQKPKTSSSSSVESCQGDKSPPGGSAASKRARTAYTSAQLVELEKEFHFNRYLCRPRRVEMANLLNLTERQIKIWFQNRRMKYKKDQKGCGMMPSPGGQSPRSPLGPSPSSGGGGYLNSMHSLVNSVPYESQSPTSYNKPSHNAYGMPTSYPPPLNSSLNNCPPSQKRYSGTGRSPTPEYDAHPLQGNGGYGAHLQQGSPVYVSGGYIDSMPNNGSSIFGLTHLSHPPSTHMDYNGAITMGNSHHHGLCDPNPTYTDLTPHYSQGRIQEAPKLTHL, from the exons ATGCAAAAGGCAACCTACTACGACAGCTCCGCAATTTACAGTGGCTACCCGTATCAAAGCGCAAATGGCTTCAGTTATGACGCCAATCAGGTCCAATATCCCCGGGTCTCTCATGTGGAAAGTGAGTACCATCGACCCGCCTGCTCCCTGCAGTCCCCAGACGGCTCGGTCGCCCTGCAGAAGTCGGGAGAGATAGCAGAGAGCTGCGATATGAGTACGGCCATCCAGGCGGCGCAGCCACCCGTCCTCACCGACAGCAATCAACCACAGGTGTCGGTGTCTGTCCCGCCACCGCCTCCTCAGTCACAGTCCCCTGGTTCTCTCAACCAGAACAAGAGCAACGGCTCCAGTCAAGCCGACTCAAATGGCTCCGTACACGGCTCGCCGACCTCCACCACCCGGAAGCACATCTTCCCATGGATGAAAGAGTCCCGTCAGAACCAGAAGCCTAAAACCAGTAGCTCCAGCTCAG TTGAGAGTTGCCAAGGAGACAAGAGCCCTCCGGGCGGGTCAGCCGCGTCGAAAAGAGCCCGGACGGCTTATACCAGCGCACAACTGGTGGAACTGGAGAAGGAGTTCCACTTCAACCGTTACCTCTGCAGACCCCGCAGGGTCGAGATGGCCAACCTGCTCAACCTCACGGAGAGGCAGATTAAGATCTGGTTCCAGAACCGCAGGATGAAGTACAAAAAGGATCAGAAAGGGTGCGGCATGATGCCCTCTCCCGGGGGACAGTCCCCTCGGAGCCCCCTCGGTCCATCTCCCAGTAGTGGGGGTGGAGGATACCTCAACTCTATGcattctctggttaacagtgTCCCCTATGAGTCCCAGTCGCCAACGTCTTACAATAAGCCCTCTCATAATGCATACGGTATGCCCACGTCATATCCCCCTCCCTTGAACAGCTCCCTAAACAACTGCCCGCCCTCTCAGAAGAGGTATTCCGGGACTGGCCGCTCGCCCACGCCCGAGTATGACGCGCATCCTCTCCAAGGCAATGGGGGCTATGGGGCGCACTTGCAGCAGGGCAGCCCTGTGTATGTTAGCGGAGGCTACATCGATTCGATGCCCAACAACGGGTCCTCCATTTTCGGCCTGACCCATCTCTCGCACCCGCCGTCCACACACATGGACTACAATGGAGCAATCACGATGGGCAATAGTCACCATCACGGACTGTGTGATCCGAACCCGACGTACACAGACCTTACGCCGCACTACTCTCAGGGAAGAATTCAGGAAGCGCCCAAACTTACGCATCTGTAG
- the hoxa3a gene encoding homeobox protein Hox-A3a (The RefSeq protein has 1 substitution compared to this genomic sequence): protein MQKATYYDSSAIYSGYPYQSANGFSYDANQVQYPRVSHVESEYHRPACSLQSPDGSVALQKSGEIAESCDMSTAIQAAQPPVLTDSNKPQVSVSVPPPPPQSQSPGSLNQNKSNGSSQADSNGSVHGSPTSTTRKHIFPWMKESRQNQKPKTSSSSSVESCQGDKSPPGGSAASKRARTAYTSAQLVELEKEFHFNRYLCRPRRVEMANLLNLTERQIKIWFQNRRMKYKKDQKGCGMMPSPGGQSPRSPLGPSPSSGGGGYLNSMHSLVNSVPYESQSPTSYNKPSHNAYGMPTSYPPPLNSSLNNCPPSQKRYSGTGRSPTPEYDAHPLQGNGGYGAHLQQGSPVYVSGGYIDSMPNNGSSIFGLTHLSHPPSTHMDYNGAITMGNSHHHGLCDPNPTYTDLTPHYSQGRIQEAPKLTHL, encoded by the exons ATGCAAAAGGCAACCTACTACGACAGCTCCGCAATTTACAGTGGCTACCCGTATCAAAGCGCAAATGGCTTCAGTTATGACGCCAATCAGGTCCAATATCCCCGGGTCTCTCATGTGGAAAGTGAGTACCATCGACCCGCCTGCTCCCTGCAGTCCCCAGACGGCTCGGTCGCCCTGCAGAAGTCGGGAGAGATAGCAGAGAGCTGCGATATGAGTACGGCCATCCAGGCGGCGCAGCCACCCGTCCTCACCGACAGCAATCAACCACAGGTGTCGGTGTCTGTCCCGCCACCGCCTCCTCAGTCACAGTCCCCTGGTTCTCTCAACCAGAACAAGAGCAACGGCTCCAGTCAAGCCGACTCAAATGGCTCCGTACACGGCTCGCCGACCTCCACCACCCGGAAGCACATCTTCCCATGGATGAAAGAGTCCCGTCAGAACCAGAAGCCTAAAACCAGTAGCTCCAGCTCAG TTGAGAGTTGCCAAGGAGACAAGAGCCCTCCGGGCGGGTCAGCCGCGTCGAAAAGAGCCCGGACGGCTTATACCAGCGCACAACTGGTGGAACTGGAGAAGGAGTTCCACTTCAACCGTTACCTCTGCAGACCCCGCAGGGTCGAGATGGCCAACCTGCTCAACCTCACGGAGAGGCAGATTAAGATCTGGTTCCAGAACCGCAGGATGAAGTACAAAAAGGATCAGAAAGGGTGCGGCATGATGCCCTCTCCCGGGGGACAGTCCCCTCGGAGCCCCCTCGGTCCATCTCCCAGTAGTGGGGGTGGAGGATACCTCAACTCTATGcattctctggttaacagtgTCCCCTATGAGTCCCAGTCGCCAACGTCTTACAATAAGCCCTCTCATAATGCATACGGTATGCCCACGTCATATCCCCCTCCCTTGAACAGCTCCCTAAACAACTGCCCGCCCTCTCAGAAGAGGTATTCCGGGACTGGCCGCTCGCCCACGCCCGAGTATGACGCGCATCCTCTCCAAGGCAATGGGGGCTATGGGGCGCACTTGCAGCAGGGCAGCCCTGTGTATGTTAGCGGAGGCTACATCGATTCGATGCCCAACAACGGGTCCTCCATTTTCGGCCTGACCCATCTCTCGCACCCGCCGTCCACACACATGGACTACAATGGAGCAATCACGATGGGCAATAGTCACCATCACGGACTGTGTGATCCGAACCCGACGTACACAGACCTTACGCCGCACTACTCTCAGGGAAGAATTCAGGAAGCGCCCAAACTTACGCATCTGTAG
- the hoxa2aa gene encoding homeobox protein HoxA2aa (The RefSeq protein has 1 substitution compared to this genomic sequence), which translates to MNYEFERESGFINSQPSLAECLTSFPPVGDPFQSSSIKRSTLSRSTLIPPPFEQTILSLNPGSHPRHSRPRLSPDGCIPLPTASLPPEYPWMREKKATKKNHLPTSTATAITSGPVCFSPEDSPEILEGGGGGGGSSRRLRTAYTNTQLLELEKEFHFNKYLCRPRRVEIAALLDLTERQVKVWFQNRRMKHKRQTQCKENHNGEGKGPSAGDGIQSNDEEDDGSLFEQSLNTVTGALMEREACSFQHNSLSSSQQLQNVGPHNGEAQSYTVSPLSSNDKNLKHFLNPSPTVPGCVSTIGSGSATGPDNGGSPPALDVSIHDFQVFPSDSCLHLSDAASPSLSESLDSPVDNLDISTDSFYFFSESLTTIDLQHLSY; encoded by the exons ATGAATTACGAATTCGAGCGAGAGAGCGGTTTTATCAATAGTCAGCCGTCGCTTGCTGAGTGCCTGACATCTTTCCCCCCTGTCGGTGATTCATTTCAAAGTTCATCAATCAAGAGATCGACGCTTTCACGCTCGACACTGATTCCTCCTCCTTTTGAGCAGACCATTCTCAGCCTCAACCCGGGAAGCCACCCGAGGCACAGCCGGCCCAGACTCAGCCCGGATGGCTGCATCCCGCTGCCCACCGCATCCCTACCCCCGGAATACCCCTGGATGCGGGAGAAGAAAGCCACCAAGAAGAATCACCTGCCGACTTCCACGGCGACAGCCATAACGAGCGGACCTGTATGCTTCTCCCCGGAAG ACTCCCCTGAGATTCtagaaggtggaggaggagggggagggagctcCCGGCGGCTGAGGACTGCGTACACCAACACACAGCTCCTGGAGCTGGAGAAGGAGTTCCACTTCAACAAGTATCTGTGCCGACCGAGAAGGGTGGAGATAGCCGCCCTGCTGGACCTCACCGAGCGGCAGGTCAAAGTGTGGTTCCAGAACCGCCGGATGAAGCACAAGAGGCAGACCCAGTGCAAGGAGAACCACAATGGCGAAGGGAAAGGACCGAGCGCCGGGGACGGAATCCAGAGCAACGACGAGGAGGATGATGGCTCGCTGTTTGAGCAGAGCCTCAATACAGTGACCGGGGCCCTTATGGAAAGAGAGGCCTGCTCCTTTCAGCATAACTCGCTGAGTTCTTCCCAGCAGCTCCAGAATGTTGGTCCGCACAATGGCGAGGCCCAGAGTTATACAGTTTCGCCACTGAGCAGCAATGACAAAAATCTGAAACATTTTCTCAACCCGTCACCCACTGTTCCAGGCTGCGTGTCAACAATAGGCTCCGGGTCGGCAACTGGCCCGGACAATGGCGGTAGTCCCCCAGCCCTGGATGTCTCAATACACGACTTCCAAGTATTCCCCTCGGATTCTTGCCTTCACCTCTCCGATGCCGCTTCGCCCAGTTTGTCAGAATCCCTGGACAGCCCCGTGGACAATCTGGACATATCTACGGACAGCTTCTACTTTTTCTCGGAGTCACTAACTACAATCGACTTGCAACATCTGAGCTATTGA
- the hoxa1a gene encoding homeobox protein Hox-A1a — protein MSSFLDYSVMSGDGGSCSVRAFHSDHGITTFQSCAVTVNNCGADERFMPNRSSPDGIPHQTGSYQTPTGSLGLAYGAHPACGSGYGPQGFCATYNHYALNQEVESATGFPQCAPLMYSGNISSSMVPQLRQGYGGAPMGQLQYAHATYGGGHEQANLPPFSGCSNPLSPLHAAHLDSCCSPLSSESASNAQTFDWMKVKRNPPKTGRSGEYGYGGQSNTVRTNFTTKQLTELEKEFHFNKYLTRARRVEIAAALQLNETQVKIWFQNRRMKQKKREKECLLPTNAAVSDPRDSCPEKAAGSERSLSAPSTPSPASSTVSSGVDPYSSS, from the exons ATGAGCAGCTTCTTAGATTACTCTGTGATGAGCGGCGACGGCGGGTCCTGCTCAGTCAGGGCTTTCCACTCCGACCACGGAATTACTACATTCCAGTCCTGTGCAGTCACCGTGAACAACTGTGGGGCGGATGAGCGCTTCATGCCCAATAGGTCTTCCCCGGATGGCATCCCTCACCAAACGGGGTCCTACCAGACTCCTACTGGCTCTCTGGGTTTAGCCTATGGGGCCCATCCTGCTTGCGGCTCAGGCTATGGACCCCAGGGCTTCTGTGCCACCTACAACCATTACGCactgaaccaggaagtggagtcGGCCACGGGTTTCCCCCAGTGCGCCCCATTAATGTACTCCGGCAACATTTCCTCGTCCATGGTACCACAGCTTCGCCAAGGTTACGGGGGAGCGCCCATGGGTCAGCTCCAGTACGCTCACGCCACCTATGGTGGCGGGCACGAGCAGGCGAACCTGCCTCCATTCTCTGGGTGTTCAAACCCGCTGTCACCCCTGCACGCGGCCCACCTTGACTCGTGCTGCTCGCCCCTGTCCTCCGAGAGCGCCTCCAACGCACAGACCTTCGATTGGATGAAAGTGAAGAGGAACCCGCCCAAGACAG GCAGATCAGGGGAGTATGGCTATGGGGGGCAGTCCAACACCGTCCGGACCAACTTCACCACCAAACAACTCACCGAGCTTGAGAAGGAGTTCCACTTCAACAAGTATTTGACCCGCGCGCGGCGCGTGGAGATCGCGGCAGCGCTTCAGCTGAACGAGACTCAGGTCAAAATCTGGTTCCAGAACCGCAGGATGAAACAGAAGAAGCGCGAGAAGGAATGCCTGCTGCCCACCAATGCCGCAGTGTCAGACCCGAGGGATAGCTGCCCGGAAAAAGCAGCCGGATCTGAGAGGTCCCTCTCCGCTCCCTCCACCCCGTCTCCAGCCTCTTCAACAGTGTCCTCTGGGGTTGACCCATACTCCTCCAGCTAA